A region from the Metarhizium brunneum chromosome 7, complete sequence genome encodes:
- the cla2 gene encoding Highly reducing polyketide synthase cla2 — translation MTAPSTFKTLAKGKVATRIPNDVSFSHAAAIPAQFVAAWQVIHRLARLDEGETILIHTAGNGTVQAAIQLVKSLGAIVYATVGLAEKKQLIIDVSRVPEEHILYSRYASFAKAKPRMDEALMWLSTRWQATSCSPL, via the coding sequence ATGACGGCACCGTCGACGTTCAAAACattggccaagggcaaggttGCTACCCGGATTCCCAATGATGTGAGCTTTTCTCACGCGGCCGCAATACCGGCGCAGTTCGTTGCCGCATGGCAAGTGATACACCGCCTGGCTCGACTCGATGAAGGCGAGACGATTCTAATTCATACGGCAGGCAATGGCACAGTACAGGCTGCGATTCAACTTGTCAAGTCACTCGGCGCCATTGTGTACGCAACCGTGGGATTGGCTGAGAAGAAACAACTTATCATTGACGTATCTCGGGTTCCAGAAGAACACATTTTATATAGTCGGTACGCGAGCttcgccaaggccaagccgCGAATGGACGAGGCGTTGATGTGGTTGTCAACACGTTGGCAGGCGACGAGTTGCTCGCCTCTTTAG
- the AQP3 gene encoding Aquaporin-3 has product MATPSAAQNLGSDIFFNTSVPTLKLDVEDSIYHNDESTKGSNMEQLRWPRIRTIWQDGFSEFFGTMILVLFGLGATAQSALTKGAKGDYQSILWGWGTGVMLGSYVSGKSGGHINPAVTLASCVYRGHPWRKFPIYALAQTLGGIVAAAIVYGNYRVAIDEFEGGVGVRTVSGPNATADLFATYPAAAFISRTSMFFDEFLASSILQFIIFALSDEFNNFGAGPLKPLGLFFLVHGIGAGFGWQTGYAINLARDFGPRLVTYMAGYGPEVFSAGGYYFWLPPSWAV; this is encoded by the exons ATGGCGACCCCCTCTGCGGCCCAGAATTTGGGTTCAgacatcttcttcaataCATCTGTGCCTACCCTTAAGCTTGATGTTGAAGACTCCATTTATCACAATGATGAATCAACCAAAGGTTCAAATATGGAACAGCTTCGATGGCCTAGAATCCGAACTATCTGGCAGGATGGTTTTTCCGAGTTCTTTGGAACAATGATTCTCGTTTTATTCGGCTTGGGCGCCACCGCACAGAGCGCCCTTACCAAAGGCGCAAAGGGCGACTATCAGAGCATTCTATGGGGATGGGG AACTGGTGTTATGCTCGGGTCATACGTCAGCGGCAAGTCTGGCGGCCATATCAACCCGGCCGTTACCCTAGCAAGCTGTGTCTATCGTGGCCACCCTTGGCGAAAATTCCCCATCTACGCCCTGGCCCAAACACTTGGTGGTATAGTGGCCGCTGCCATCGTATATGGGAACTACCGCGTTGCTATTGATGAATTCGAGGGTGGCGTTGGCGTTCGCACCGTCTCTGGCCCTAATGCTACTGCCGACCTATTTGCCACGTACCCCGCTGCTGCTTTTATATCACGTACCAGCATGTTCTTTGATGAATTCCTTGCTAGTTCAATTCTCCagtttattatttttgcATTGTCTGATGAATTTAATAATTTTGGTGCTGGCCCCCTCAAGCCCCTGGGcctcttctttcttgttcACGGCATTGGTGCTGGCTTTGGCTGGCAGACTGGTTATGCGATTAACCTCGCCCGTGACTTTGGCCCTCGACTGGTCACGTACATGGCTGGTTATGGCCCTGAAGTCTTTTCAGCCGGCGGCTATTACTTCTGG TTGCCCCCTTCTTGGGCTGTCTAA
- the MOX gene encoding Alcohol oxidase → MGSVAEKKEYDVILAGGGTAACIIAGRLAEADPSLSILVVEQGPNNLNDSTIVTPAVYLSHLQPTSKKTIFYKSNREEALNGREAVVPAGGVLGGGSSINFMMYTRAQGCDYDSWNTKGWDAKSLLPFAKKLETYHYDSPGVNKELHGYDGPINVSSGTHVANTAQDDIIEAAKATGEQEVDDLQDFEASNGFSRWLRYICPRGARQDTAHRYVHPLMASGNYPHLHLLVESTVTRVIFDGNRATGVEYRATTAATGEQGKTYTVKAKKLVVVSAGALGTPQILERSGVGSAAILDKLGIPVVSDLPGVGEEYQDHNLIGYPYKTTLAPDQTLDGLNSGRLDFAKALEEKNPILGWNGIDVAAKIRPTEAEVAELGPDFQQLWDRDFKKQTDRPLMLMAAVNYSFDPETTSDAGGGPRQCINMCCYTAYPYSRGNIHITSKDPAAPPSFNTGFLSHPADLKKLLWAYKKQREIFRRTNCYDGEMAVGHPQFREGSKAALSDKKPADGLFASLEDRRRLPPIEYDAEDDAAIEDWIRGHMNTTWHSLGTCKMAPRENKGVVDENLNVYGTEGLKLADLSICPENVGANTNNTALIVAKTLKGLATLLLGASTIVHACNAPKANEATVKFISTFEGWYDYVYPDPGPQHLETLGDGHLCKKSNCAEVKYPLPPLSKADGLKLPSDDMSVAENCIYQDTSAKVTVKANHNAEVELFKTPTNNPALPACVNLPPPAHTSESETATPTHHATSSTPKPTKTSSQESSQTETVSTHSHYTNHTTTKTHTHTHTQTSVPSTLSTIKSTSSWGNSTVAPTSAVSWTTSVVYITVIHTITQCASTVTDCPARPQTTTKTIPLFTTIRPVIETEVPTKVPTSQSSVQSSPQPASKHTGQPISWPAGQPAGQPTETIAPVPNASTGTGSLPSHADTNTWTVPSQTCNGNCTHAAPTNCPPVSSGSKAGVNFIVLLGAITALVL, encoded by the exons ATGGGTAGTGTCGCGGAAAAGAAGGAGTACGACGTAATccttgctggtggtggcacGGCAGCGTGCATTATTGCTGGCCGGCTTGCGGAAGCAGATCCCAGCCTGTCAATCTTGGTAGTTGAGCAGGGCCCAAATAACTTGAACGACTCGACCATTGTCACACCTGCTGTTTACCTTTCTCACCTGCAGCCAACATCCAAGAAGACTATATTTTACAAGTCGAACAGGGAAGAGGCCTTGAATGGGCGCGAGGCCGTTGTCCCTGCCGGCGGTGTCCTCGGCGGGGGCTCTTCCATCAACTTTATGATGTACACTAGAG CACAGGGATGCGACTATGATTCTTGGAATACCAAAGGCTGGGACGCTAAAAGCTTGTTGCcctttgccaagaagctcgagaCGTATCATTATGATAGCCCCGGCGTCAACAAAGAGCTCCACGGCTACGACGGGCCCATAAACGTCTCATCTGGCACGCATGTAGCAAATACCGCCCAGGATGATATTAttgaggctgccaaggctaCAGGTGAGCAAGAGGTTGACGACTTGCAGGATTTCGAGGCTTCCAATGGCTTCTCCCGATGGCTGCGGTATATTTGTCCCCGTGGTGCACGCCAAGATACGGCTCACAGATACGTCCATCCGCTGATGGCATCGGGAAACTATccccatcttcatcttctcgtgGAGAGTACTGTGACCCGCGTCATTTTCGATGGCAACCGTGCCACGGGCGTCGAATACCGAGCCACGACCGCCGCTACTGGCGAACAAGGAAAAACGTATACTGTCAAGGCAAAGAAGTTGGTTGTCGTATCCGCCGGCGCTCTGGGCACGCCTCAAATTCTAGAGCGATCCGGCGTTGGCAGCGCGGCAATTTTGGATAAACTAGGCATCCCCGTCGTGTCGGACTTGCCTGGAGTCGGCGAGGAGTATCAGGACCATAACTTGATCGGGTACCCTTACAAGACCACTCTTGCGCCCGACCAAACTCTCGACGGCCTCAACAGCGGACGACTGGACTTTGCAAAAGCCCTCGAGGAAAAGAATCCCATCTTGGGCTGGAATGGCATCGACGTGGCTGCCAAAATTCGCCCTACCGAAGCCGAAGTTGCCGAGCTCGGGCCGGATTTCCAACAGCTCTGGGACCGCGACTTCAAGAAGCAGACCGACAGGCCTCTGATGCTCATGGCGGCGGTGAACTACTCCTTTGACCCCGAGACGACGTCAGACGCGGGCGGCGGTCCGCGCCAGTGCATCAACATGTGTTGCTACACGGCTTATCCCTACTCTCGGGGAAACATTCACATCACCTCCAAGGACCCGGCGGCGCCTCCTTCCTTCAACACGGGGTTCTTGTCCCATCCTGCCGAtttgaagaagctgctgtGGGCGTACAAGAAGCAGCGCGAAATCTTTCGCCGCACAAACTGCTACGACGGCGAGATGGCGGTTGGACACCCGCAGTTCCGCGAGGGCAGCAAAGCCGCTCTTTCTGACAAGAAGCCCGCCGACGGATTGTTTGCCTCTCTGGAGGACAGACGCAGGCTGCCACCGATTGAGTACGATGCCGAGGATGATGCCGCAATCGAGGACTGGATCCGAGGACACATGAATACGACGTGGCATTCGTTGGGGACGTGCAAGATGGCTCCAAGGGAAAACAAGGGCGTGGTGGATGAAAACTTGAATGTCTATGGAACGGAGGGACTGAAGCTTGCTG ATTTGTCAATTTGTCCTGAGAATGTGGGCGCGAACACGAATAATACGGCGCTCATCGTTG CCAAAACGCTTAAGGGATTGGCTACTCTACTCCTTGGAGCTTCTACCATTGTCCATGCCTGCAATGCTCCCAAGGCTAATGAAGCTACCGTCAAGTTTATTTCCACCTTTGAAGGATGGTACGACTACGTCT ACCCAGACCCTGGACCTCAGCACCTCGAGACTCTCGGAGATGGTCATCTTTGCAAGAAGTCTAACTGCGCAGAGGTTAAGTatcccctccctcctctgTCCAAGGCCGATGGCTTGAAGCTTCCTAGCGATGATATGTCG GTTGCCGAAAACTGCATCTACCAAGACACAAGCGCCAAGGTCACTGTCAAGGCGAACCA CAACGCCGAGGTTGAGCTTTTCAAGACTCCTACCAATAATCCTGCCCTTCCTGCTTGTGTCAACCTGCCTCCTCCTGCTCACACTTCTGAGTCTGAGACCGCCACTCCTACTCACCACGCTACTTCGTCTACCCCTAAGCCTACCAAGACCAGCAGCCAAGAAAGCTCACAGACTGAGACTGTGTCTACCCACTCTCATTACACCAACCACACCACAACCAAGACTCACACTCACACTCACACTCAAACGTCCGTCCCCTCTACTCTGTCCACTATCAAGAGTACCAGCTCATGGGGCAACTCTACTGTGGCTCCTACGAGTGCTGTTAGCTGGACTACTTCAGTTGTCTACATCACCGTGATTCACACCATTACTCAGTGTGCTTCGACTGTAACAGACTGTCCTGCTCGGCCTCAGACGACTACAAAGACTATCCCTCTGTTCACGACAATCCGCCCCGTTATTGAGACTGAAGTTCCCACAAAGGTTCCCACATCGCAGTCCAGCGTTCAATCCAGCCCTCAGCCTGCCAGTAAGCATACTGGTCAACCTATCAGTTGGCCCGCTGGTCAGCCCGCCGGTCAGCCTACCGAGACAATTGCACCTGTGCCTAATGCCTCCACTGGGACGGGCTCTTTGCCCTCACATGCAGACACAAACACCTGGACTGTGCCCTCGCAGACGTGCAACGGTAACTGCACCCATGCGGCTCCTACGAACTGCCCTCCTGTCAGCTCGGGCTCCAAGGCTGGTGTCAACTTTATCGTTCTGCTGGGTGCTATCACTGCCCTGGTTTTATAG
- the DCW1_8 gene encoding Mannan endo-1,6-alpha-mannosidase DCW1: MRRQILLSVIATVFTTGGSAQATPFSLDSDDAIKQSASTLAWDMMQYYKGNLSGQTLGILPGPPPAGPYYWWEAGAMWATLIDYWAWTGDASYNDEVMQAMLWQVGPNDAYMPPNVTASLGNDDQGFWGMSAMTAAEMKFPNPPSDKPQWLALAQAVFNTQASPDRHDGSCGGGLRWQIPFANNGYNYKASIANGCFFNLGARLYRYTGNTTFSHWAENTWNWMEGVGFLDSATYAIYDGANVGDNCTDINKAEFSYNNGIFALGAAYMYNTTKDQVWADRVTKLVNYGLKTFFPGGIAVEITCEDEGTCTTDMITYKGFMHRWYSYITQLAPFTANTINPVLKTSAAAAVKQCTGGAYGRQCGFRWASGKYDGTTGAGQEMSVLAAVSSQLINVAGKAPVTADSGGISTGDPNAGSGADNFQNKTRPVTTADRVGASIVTLLLLAGAGVVFGSMVMKE; the protein is encoded by the exons ATGAGGCGCCAAATTTTGTTATCCGTTATCGCTACGGTATTCACAACAGGCGGCAGCGCCCAGGCGACACCCTTCTCACTCGATTCTGATG ACGCTATCAAACAGAGTGCCAGCACGCTGGCCTGGGACATGATGCAGTACTACAAGGGAAACCTCTCAGGCCAGACACTCGGCATCCTCCCCGGCCCTCCTCCTGCTGGTCCCTATTACTGGTGGGAAGCCGGTGCTATGTGGGCAACTCTTATCGACTACTGGGCTTGGACCGGTGATGCGAGTTACAACGATGAAGTGATGCAGGCGATGCTATGGCAGGTTGGCCCGAACGACGCATACATGCCCCCCAATGTTACGGCCTCCCTGGGCAATGATGATCAAGGATTCTGGGGCATGAGTGCCATGACGGCTGCAGAAATGAAATTCCCCAACCCACCATCAGATAAACCGCAATGGCTTGCCCTTGCTCAAGCCGTTTTCAATACCCAGGCCAGCCCGGACAGACATGACGGCTCATGCGGAGGCGGCCTACGCTGGCAAATCCCCTTTGCGAACAACGGCTACAACTACAAAGCGTCCATTGCCAACGGATGCTTCTTTAACCTTGGCGCCCGCTTATACCGGTACACGGGTAACACAACCTTCTCCCACTGGGCAGAAAACACATGGAACTGGATGGAAGGCGTGGGCTTTCTTGACAGCGCCACATACGCTATCTATGACGGAGCCAACGTTGGTGACAACTGTACAGACATTAACAAGGCCGAATTCTCGTACAATAATGGTATTTTTGCACTCGGCGCGGCCTACATGTACAACACT ACCAAGGACCAAGTTTGGGCGGACAGAGTGACCAAACTTGTAAATTACGGTCTTAAAACGTTCTTTCCCGGAGGAATCGCTGTGGAAATCACCTGCGAAGACGAAGGTACCTGCACAACCGACATGATCACATACAAGGGCTTTATGCACCGCTGGTATTCCTACATTACCCAGCTGGCCCCGTTCACCGCCAACACAATTAACCCTGTCCTGAAGacgtccgccgccgccgccgtcaagcaATGCACCGGCGGCGCCTACGGACGACAATGCGGATTCAGGTGGGCGAGCGGCAAGTATGACGGCACAACAGGGGCCGGACAAGAGATGAGCGTCCTGGCGGCCGTTTCGTCGCAGCTTATAAACGTTGCTGGCAAGGCGCCTGTCACGGCGGACTCGGGTGGTATATCAACTGGTGACCCCAACGCCGGTTCGGGTGCGGACAATTTCCAAAACAAGACGCGACCGGTCACGACGGCGGATAGGGTAGGGGCTAGTATTGTCACTCTTCTACTTTTAGCCGGTGCTGGCGTCGTGTTTGGATCGATGGTCATGAAGGAGTAA